In one window of Gossypium hirsutum isolate 1008001.06 chromosome A01, Gossypium_hirsutum_v2.1, whole genome shotgun sequence DNA:
- the LOC107933871 gene encoding uncharacterized protein, which produces MNRVSQNSSLFRRLLHTLSRDDGPSETLKKKVPEIERTRKRRNPKKAQLFVEVPESRSFLDTATLPMYLAVAGIALFAKLLMMHDESKSQEMIERKIKNAPPGQGTIRMLTREEWEEIREVRPRTPFESKLARPHAKIRTGEPLHMEDMKNWTIDVLTDALTRAENCSKHK; this is translated from the exons ATGAATAGGGTTAGTCAAAACTCGTCGTTGTTTCGGAGATTGTTGCATACATTATCCCGCGATGATGGTCCTTCTGAAACCTTGAAGAAAAAGGTTCCTGAAATCGAGAGGACGAGGAAAAGGAGGAACCCCAAGAAGGCTCAGTTGTTTGTGGAGGTTCCCGAATCAAGATCCTTTCTAGATACTGCGACACTGCCAATGTATCTTGCTGTAGCTGGAATTGCACTTTTTGCAAAGCTGCTCATGATG CATGATGAATCAAAGTCCCAGGAAATGATTGAGCGAAAGATAAAGAATGCTCCTCCTGGTCAAGGCACCATTCGGATGCTTACTCGTGAAGAGTGGGAAGAAATTAGAGAAGTCAGACCAAGAACTCCTTTTGAATCCAAGCTTGCTCGTCCACATGCAAAAATAAGAACTGGAGAACCGCTGCATATG GAGGACATGAAGAATTGGACAATAGATGTTCTTACAGATGCACTTACACGAGCTGAAAACTGTTCTAAACACAAGTAA
- the LOC107933918 gene encoding alpha,alpha-trehalose-phosphate synthase [UDP-forming] 1 isoform X2: MPGNKYNGNSPHIPTRTERLLRDKELREQRKSNRTSHLDEVIDIRKGAEVSENGPRFREGDNSKADFVEKYLEDAAVARALTEGCERQDGRPFRQRLLVVANRLPVSAVRRGEDSWSLEISAGGLVTALLGVKEFETRWIGWAGVNVPDEIGQKALTKALAEKWCIPVFLDEEIVHQYYNGYCNNILWPLFHYLGLPQEDRLATTRSFQSQFAAYKKANQMFADVVNMHYEEGDVVWCHDYHLMYLPECLKNHNNNMKVGWFLHTPFPSSEIHRTLPSRSELLRSVLAADLVGFHTYDYARHFVSACTRILGIEGTPEGVEDQGRLTRVAAFPIGIDSLRFQNALLVPQVQEHIKELKERFSGRKVMLGVDRLDMIKGIPQKILAFEKFLEENPNWRDKVVLLQIAVPTRTDVPEYQKLTSQVHEIVGRINGRFGSLTAVPIHHLDRSLDFHALCALYAVTDVALVTSLRDGMNLVSYEFVACQEAKKGVLILSEFAGAAQSLGAGAILVNPWNITEVAASIAQALNMSAEEREKRHQHNFHHVTKHTAQEWAEMFVSELNDTVVEAQLRTSKEPPELPQNDAVERYLRSGNRLLILGFNSTLTEPVDTSGNRSDQIREKNPNLHPELKEHLTALCNDKKTTIVVLSGSKSEVLDKNFAEYDMWLAAENGMFLRHTKGDWMTTMPEHLNMEWVDSLKHVFEYFTERTPRSEFEIRTTSLVWNYKYADVEFGRLQARDMLQHLWTGPISNASVDVVQGSRSVEVRPVGVTKGAAIDRILGEIVHNKSMTTPIDYVLCVGHFLGKDEDVYTFFEPELPSDANMAKCKPIDAPKLPTEKKAPSKLPATKSGPKSSQTKTPKPSPAPDKRTVNNHSSGSSRRASPEKVKEKEKMAWSVLDLKGDNYFSCAVGRKRTSARYLLGSSDDVVSFLSRLAKGT, translated from the exons ATGCCTGGAAACAAGTACAACGGTAATTCGCCGCATATACCAACTCGCACGGAACGCCTTTTGCGTGATAAAGAGCTAAGGGAGCAAAGGAAAAGCAACAGAACTTCCCATTTAGATGAAGTGATTGATATTCGTAAGGGGGCTGAAGTATCTGAGAATGGACCACGTTTTAGAGAAGGTGACAACTCTAAGGCTGATTTTGTTGAAAAATACTTGGAAGACGCTGCAGTTGCAAGGGCACTGACTGAGGGATGCGAAAGACAAGATGGAAGGCCTTTTAGGCAACGACTGTTGGTAGTGGCCAATAGGCTTCCTGTTTCTGCCGTGAGGAGAGGTGAAGATTCATGGTCACTGGAAATAAGTGCTGGAGGCCTTGTAACTGCTCTCTTGG GTGTCAAGGAGTTTGAAACAAGGTGGATTGGATGGGCTGGTGTGAATGTTCCGGATGAGATTGGACAGAAGGCACTTACTAAAGCTTTAGCTGAAAAG TGGTGTATCCCAGTATTCCTTGATGAAGAGATTGTTCATCAGTACTACAATGGTTATTGCAATAATATATTGTGGCCTCTATTTCACTACCTTGGACTTCCACAAGAAGACCGCCTTGCTACTACAAGAAGTTTCCAGTCCCAGTTTGCTGCATACAAGAAAGCCAATCAAATGTTTGCTGATGTCGTAAATATGCACTATGAAGAGGGGGATGTTGTCTGGTGCCATGATTACCACCTAATGTATCTTCCCGAATGCCTGAAGAACCACAACAATAATATGAAAGTTGGTTGGTTTCTACATACACCATTCCCTTCTTCTGAAATTCATAGGACACTGCCATCCAGATCTGAGCTTTTGCGTTCAGTTCTTGCTGCTGACTTGGTTGG TTTTCATACCTATGACTATGCCAGACATTTTGTTAGTGCCTGTACTCGAATTCTTGGAATTGAGGGGACACCTGAAGGAGTTGAGGATCAAGGGAGGCTGACCCGTGTTGCTGCG TTTCCTATTGGGATAGACTCTCTACGGTTCCAAAACGCACTTCTGGTTCCTCAGGTCCAGGAACACATCAAAGAATTGAAAGAAAGGTTTTCTGGCCGAAAG GTAATGCTTGGTGTTGATCGTCTTGATATGATTAAAGGAATTCCCCAAAAGATACTGGCATTTGAAAAGTTCCTTGAGGAAAATCCTAACTGGCGTGATAAAGTGGTTTTGCTTCAAATTGCAGTGCCAACAAGAACTGATGTTCCTGAAT ACCAGAAACTTACAAGCCAAGTTCATGAAATTGTTGGGCGAATTAATGGTCGATTTGGATCACTGACTGCAGTACCAATACATCACCTG GATCGTTCACTTGACTTTCACGCACTATGTGCATTATATGCTGTTACCG ATGTAGCACTTGTCACATCTTTAAGGGATGGCATGAACCTTGTCAGTTATGAGTTTGTTGCTTGCCAAGAAGCAAAGAAAGGGGTCCTCATTCTCAGTGAA TTTGCTGGTGCTGCACAATCTCTGGGTGCTGGAGCAATTCTAGTAAATCCTTGGAATATCACTGAAGTGGCTGCTTCTATTGCCCAGGCTTTGAACATGTCGGCTGAAGAAAGGGAGAAGCGACATCAACACAATTTCCATCATGTGACAAAGCATACTGCTCAAGAATGGGCTGAAATGTTTGTAAG TGAACTGAACGATACCGTTGTTGAAGCACAGCTAAGGACAAGCAAAGAGCCTCCTGAGCTTCCACAGAATGATGCAGTGGAACGTTACTTGCGGTCTGGCAATAGATTATTGATACTG GGTTTTAATTCAACATTAACCGAACCTGTGGATACTTCTGGGAATAGAAGTGATCAAATCAGAgaaaagaatcctaatttgcacccGGAATTAAAAGAACACTTAACAGCTCTCTGTAATGATAAAAAGACAACTATAGTTGTCCTTAGTGGGAGCAAAAGTGAAGTCTTGGATAAG AACTTTGCGGAGTATGATATGTGGTTGGCCGCAGAAAATGGGATGTTTCTACGCCATACAAAGGGTGACTGGATGACAACCATGCCAGAACACTTGAACATGGAATGGGTTGATAGTCTGAAG CATGTTTTTGAGTATTTCACTGAAAGAACACCAAGATCAGAGTTTGAGATCCGCACTACATCGCTCGTATGGAATTACAAGTATGCAG ATGTTGAATTTGGAAGACTTCAGGCTAGAGATATGCTGCAGCATCTCTGGACCGGCCCAATTTCTAATGCATCTGTTGATGTTGTTCAAGGGAGTCGATCGGTTGAGGTTAGACCTGTTGGTGTTACAAAG GGGGCAGCTATTGATCGTATTTTAGGAGAAATAGTTCACAACAAGTCGATGACAACACCAATTGATTATGTCCTTTGTGTTGGACATTTCCTGGGGAAG GATGAAGATGTTTATACATTTTTTGAGCCAGAGCTGCCTTCTGATGCAAATATGGCAAAATGCAAGCCAATCGATGCACCAAAGTTACCTACTGAGAAAAAGGCTCCCTCGAAGCTTCCAGCAACCAAAAGTGGGCCAAAATCATCACAAACAAAGACACCCAAGCCATCCCCGGCTCCTGATAAAAGAACTGTCAATAACCATAGCAGTGGGAGCTCCCGGCGTGCATCACCTGAAAAGGTAAAGGAGAAGGAAAAGATGGCCTGGAGCGTGCTTGATCTCAAAGGAGATAACTACTTCTCCTGTGCTGTCGGACGGAAGCGTACATCTGCTCGATATTTACTTGGTTCATCAGATGATGTTGTCTCGTTCCTGAGCAGACTAGCAAAAGGCACTTGA
- the LOC107933918 gene encoding alpha,alpha-trehalose-phosphate synthase [UDP-forming] 1 isoform X1, whose amino-acid sequence MEILVTICTKSLTAVLFLQYVILIERMPGNKYNGNSPHIPTRTERLLRDKELREQRKSNRTSHLDEVIDIRKGAEVSENGPRFREGDNSKADFVEKYLEDAAVARALTEGCERQDGRPFRQRLLVVANRLPVSAVRRGEDSWSLEISAGGLVTALLGVKEFETRWIGWAGVNVPDEIGQKALTKALAEKWCIPVFLDEEIVHQYYNGYCNNILWPLFHYLGLPQEDRLATTRSFQSQFAAYKKANQMFADVVNMHYEEGDVVWCHDYHLMYLPECLKNHNNNMKVGWFLHTPFPSSEIHRTLPSRSELLRSVLAADLVGFHTYDYARHFVSACTRILGIEGTPEGVEDQGRLTRVAAFPIGIDSLRFQNALLVPQVQEHIKELKERFSGRKVMLGVDRLDMIKGIPQKILAFEKFLEENPNWRDKVVLLQIAVPTRTDVPEYQKLTSQVHEIVGRINGRFGSLTAVPIHHLDRSLDFHALCALYAVTDVALVTSLRDGMNLVSYEFVACQEAKKGVLILSEFAGAAQSLGAGAILVNPWNITEVAASIAQALNMSAEEREKRHQHNFHHVTKHTAQEWAEMFVSELNDTVVEAQLRTSKEPPELPQNDAVERYLRSGNRLLILGFNSTLTEPVDTSGNRSDQIREKNPNLHPELKEHLTALCNDKKTTIVVLSGSKSEVLDKNFAEYDMWLAAENGMFLRHTKGDWMTTMPEHLNMEWVDSLKHVFEYFTERTPRSEFEIRTTSLVWNYKYADVEFGRLQARDMLQHLWTGPISNASVDVVQGSRSVEVRPVGVTKGAAIDRILGEIVHNKSMTTPIDYVLCVGHFLGKDEDVYTFFEPELPSDANMAKCKPIDAPKLPTEKKAPSKLPATKSGPKSSQTKTPKPSPAPDKRTVNNHSSGSSRRASPEKVKEKEKMAWSVLDLKGDNYFSCAVGRKRTSARYLLGSSDDVVSFLSRLAKGT is encoded by the exons ATGGAAATCTTAGTAACTATTTGTACAAAATCATTGACCGCCGTCTTGTTTTTACAGTACGTAATCTTA ATTGAGCGTATGCCTGGAAACAAGTACAACGGTAATTCGCCGCATATACCAACTCGCACGGAACGCCTTTTGCGTGATAAAGAGCTAAGGGAGCAAAGGAAAAGCAACAGAACTTCCCATTTAGATGAAGTGATTGATATTCGTAAGGGGGCTGAAGTATCTGAGAATGGACCACGTTTTAGAGAAGGTGACAACTCTAAGGCTGATTTTGTTGAAAAATACTTGGAAGACGCTGCAGTTGCAAGGGCACTGACTGAGGGATGCGAAAGACAAGATGGAAGGCCTTTTAGGCAACGACTGTTGGTAGTGGCCAATAGGCTTCCTGTTTCTGCCGTGAGGAGAGGTGAAGATTCATGGTCACTGGAAATAAGTGCTGGAGGCCTTGTAACTGCTCTCTTGG GTGTCAAGGAGTTTGAAACAAGGTGGATTGGATGGGCTGGTGTGAATGTTCCGGATGAGATTGGACAGAAGGCACTTACTAAAGCTTTAGCTGAAAAG TGGTGTATCCCAGTATTCCTTGATGAAGAGATTGTTCATCAGTACTACAATGGTTATTGCAATAATATATTGTGGCCTCTATTTCACTACCTTGGACTTCCACAAGAAGACCGCCTTGCTACTACAAGAAGTTTCCAGTCCCAGTTTGCTGCATACAAGAAAGCCAATCAAATGTTTGCTGATGTCGTAAATATGCACTATGAAGAGGGGGATGTTGTCTGGTGCCATGATTACCACCTAATGTATCTTCCCGAATGCCTGAAGAACCACAACAATAATATGAAAGTTGGTTGGTTTCTACATACACCATTCCCTTCTTCTGAAATTCATAGGACACTGCCATCCAGATCTGAGCTTTTGCGTTCAGTTCTTGCTGCTGACTTGGTTGG TTTTCATACCTATGACTATGCCAGACATTTTGTTAGTGCCTGTACTCGAATTCTTGGAATTGAGGGGACACCTGAAGGAGTTGAGGATCAAGGGAGGCTGACCCGTGTTGCTGCG TTTCCTATTGGGATAGACTCTCTACGGTTCCAAAACGCACTTCTGGTTCCTCAGGTCCAGGAACACATCAAAGAATTGAAAGAAAGGTTTTCTGGCCGAAAG GTAATGCTTGGTGTTGATCGTCTTGATATGATTAAAGGAATTCCCCAAAAGATACTGGCATTTGAAAAGTTCCTTGAGGAAAATCCTAACTGGCGTGATAAAGTGGTTTTGCTTCAAATTGCAGTGCCAACAAGAACTGATGTTCCTGAAT ACCAGAAACTTACAAGCCAAGTTCATGAAATTGTTGGGCGAATTAATGGTCGATTTGGATCACTGACTGCAGTACCAATACATCACCTG GATCGTTCACTTGACTTTCACGCACTATGTGCATTATATGCTGTTACCG ATGTAGCACTTGTCACATCTTTAAGGGATGGCATGAACCTTGTCAGTTATGAGTTTGTTGCTTGCCAAGAAGCAAAGAAAGGGGTCCTCATTCTCAGTGAA TTTGCTGGTGCTGCACAATCTCTGGGTGCTGGAGCAATTCTAGTAAATCCTTGGAATATCACTGAAGTGGCTGCTTCTATTGCCCAGGCTTTGAACATGTCGGCTGAAGAAAGGGAGAAGCGACATCAACACAATTTCCATCATGTGACAAAGCATACTGCTCAAGAATGGGCTGAAATGTTTGTAAG TGAACTGAACGATACCGTTGTTGAAGCACAGCTAAGGACAAGCAAAGAGCCTCCTGAGCTTCCACAGAATGATGCAGTGGAACGTTACTTGCGGTCTGGCAATAGATTATTGATACTG GGTTTTAATTCAACATTAACCGAACCTGTGGATACTTCTGGGAATAGAAGTGATCAAATCAGAgaaaagaatcctaatttgcacccGGAATTAAAAGAACACTTAACAGCTCTCTGTAATGATAAAAAGACAACTATAGTTGTCCTTAGTGGGAGCAAAAGTGAAGTCTTGGATAAG AACTTTGCGGAGTATGATATGTGGTTGGCCGCAGAAAATGGGATGTTTCTACGCCATACAAAGGGTGACTGGATGACAACCATGCCAGAACACTTGAACATGGAATGGGTTGATAGTCTGAAG CATGTTTTTGAGTATTTCACTGAAAGAACACCAAGATCAGAGTTTGAGATCCGCACTACATCGCTCGTATGGAATTACAAGTATGCAG ATGTTGAATTTGGAAGACTTCAGGCTAGAGATATGCTGCAGCATCTCTGGACCGGCCCAATTTCTAATGCATCTGTTGATGTTGTTCAAGGGAGTCGATCGGTTGAGGTTAGACCTGTTGGTGTTACAAAGG GGGCAGCTATTGATCGTATTTTAGGAGAAATAGTTCACAACAAGTCGATGACAACACCAATTGATTATGTCCTTTGTGTTGGACATTTCCTGGGGAAG GATGAAGATGTTTATACATTTTTTGAGCCAGAGCTGCCTTCTGATGCAAATATGGCAAAATGCAAGCCAATCGATGCACCAAAGTTACCTACTGAGAAAAAGGCTCCCTCGAAGCTTCCAGCAACCAAAAGTGGGCCAAAATCATCACAAACAAAGACACCCAAGCCATCCCCGGCTCCTGATAAAAGAACTGTCAATAACCATAGCAGTGGGAGCTCCCGGCGTGCATCACCTGAAAAGGTAAAGGAGAAGGAAAAGATGGCCTGGAGCGTGCTTGATCTCAAAGGAGATAACTACTTCTCCTGTGCTGTCGGACGGAAGCGTACATCTGCTCGATATTTACTTGGTTCATCAGATGATGTTGTCTCGTTCCTGAGCAGACTAGCAAAAGGCACTTGA
- the LOC107933918 gene encoding alpha,alpha-trehalose-phosphate synthase [UDP-forming] 1 isoform X3, producing the protein MQWCIPVFLDEEIVHQYYNGYCNNILWPLFHYLGLPQEDRLATTRSFQSQFAAYKKANQMFADVVNMHYEEGDVVWCHDYHLMYLPECLKNHNNNMKVGWFLHTPFPSSEIHRTLPSRSELLRSVLAADLVGFHTYDYARHFVSACTRILGIEGTPEGVEDQGRLTRVAAFPIGIDSLRFQNALLVPQVQEHIKELKERFSGRKVMLGVDRLDMIKGIPQKILAFEKFLEENPNWRDKVVLLQIAVPTRTDVPEYQKLTSQVHEIVGRINGRFGSLTAVPIHHLDRSLDFHALCALYAVTDVALVTSLRDGMNLVSYEFVACQEAKKGVLILSEFAGAAQSLGAGAILVNPWNITEVAASIAQALNMSAEEREKRHQHNFHHVTKHTAQEWAEMFVSELNDTVVEAQLRTSKEPPELPQNDAVERYLRSGNRLLILGFNSTLTEPVDTSGNRSDQIREKNPNLHPELKEHLTALCNDKKTTIVVLSGSKSEVLDKNFAEYDMWLAAENGMFLRHTKGDWMTTMPEHLNMEWVDSLKHVFEYFTERTPRSEFEIRTTSLVWNYKYADVEFGRLQARDMLQHLWTGPISNASVDVVQGSRSVEVRPVGVTKGAAIDRILGEIVHNKSMTTPIDYVLCVGHFLGKDEDVYTFFEPELPSDANMAKCKPIDAPKLPTEKKAPSKLPATKSGPKSSQTKTPKPSPAPDKRTVNNHSSGSSRRASPEKVKEKEKMAWSVLDLKGDNYFSCAVGRKRTSARYLLGSSDDVVSFLSRLAKGT; encoded by the exons ATGCAGTGGTGTATCCCAGTATTCCTTGATGAAGAGATTGTTCATCAGTACTACAATGGTTATTGCAATAATATATTGTGGCCTCTATTTCACTACCTTGGACTTCCACAAGAAGACCGCCTTGCTACTACAAGAAGTTTCCAGTCCCAGTTTGCTGCATACAAGAAAGCCAATCAAATGTTTGCTGATGTCGTAAATATGCACTATGAAGAGGGGGATGTTGTCTGGTGCCATGATTACCACCTAATGTATCTTCCCGAATGCCTGAAGAACCACAACAATAATATGAAAGTTGGTTGGTTTCTACATACACCATTCCCTTCTTCTGAAATTCATAGGACACTGCCATCCAGATCTGAGCTTTTGCGTTCAGTTCTTGCTGCTGACTTGGTTGG TTTTCATACCTATGACTATGCCAGACATTTTGTTAGTGCCTGTACTCGAATTCTTGGAATTGAGGGGACACCTGAAGGAGTTGAGGATCAAGGGAGGCTGACCCGTGTTGCTGCG TTTCCTATTGGGATAGACTCTCTACGGTTCCAAAACGCACTTCTGGTTCCTCAGGTCCAGGAACACATCAAAGAATTGAAAGAAAGGTTTTCTGGCCGAAAG GTAATGCTTGGTGTTGATCGTCTTGATATGATTAAAGGAATTCCCCAAAAGATACTGGCATTTGAAAAGTTCCTTGAGGAAAATCCTAACTGGCGTGATAAAGTGGTTTTGCTTCAAATTGCAGTGCCAACAAGAACTGATGTTCCTGAAT ACCAGAAACTTACAAGCCAAGTTCATGAAATTGTTGGGCGAATTAATGGTCGATTTGGATCACTGACTGCAGTACCAATACATCACCTG GATCGTTCACTTGACTTTCACGCACTATGTGCATTATATGCTGTTACCG ATGTAGCACTTGTCACATCTTTAAGGGATGGCATGAACCTTGTCAGTTATGAGTTTGTTGCTTGCCAAGAAGCAAAGAAAGGGGTCCTCATTCTCAGTGAA TTTGCTGGTGCTGCACAATCTCTGGGTGCTGGAGCAATTCTAGTAAATCCTTGGAATATCACTGAAGTGGCTGCTTCTATTGCCCAGGCTTTGAACATGTCGGCTGAAGAAAGGGAGAAGCGACATCAACACAATTTCCATCATGTGACAAAGCATACTGCTCAAGAATGGGCTGAAATGTTTGTAAG TGAACTGAACGATACCGTTGTTGAAGCACAGCTAAGGACAAGCAAAGAGCCTCCTGAGCTTCCACAGAATGATGCAGTGGAACGTTACTTGCGGTCTGGCAATAGATTATTGATACTG GGTTTTAATTCAACATTAACCGAACCTGTGGATACTTCTGGGAATAGAAGTGATCAAATCAGAgaaaagaatcctaatttgcacccGGAATTAAAAGAACACTTAACAGCTCTCTGTAATGATAAAAAGACAACTATAGTTGTCCTTAGTGGGAGCAAAAGTGAAGTCTTGGATAAG AACTTTGCGGAGTATGATATGTGGTTGGCCGCAGAAAATGGGATGTTTCTACGCCATACAAAGGGTGACTGGATGACAACCATGCCAGAACACTTGAACATGGAATGGGTTGATAGTCTGAAG CATGTTTTTGAGTATTTCACTGAAAGAACACCAAGATCAGAGTTTGAGATCCGCACTACATCGCTCGTATGGAATTACAAGTATGCAG ATGTTGAATTTGGAAGACTTCAGGCTAGAGATATGCTGCAGCATCTCTGGACCGGCCCAATTTCTAATGCATCTGTTGATGTTGTTCAAGGGAGTCGATCGGTTGAGGTTAGACCTGTTGGTGTTACAAAG GGGGCAGCTATTGATCGTATTTTAGGAGAAATAGTTCACAACAAGTCGATGACAACACCAATTGATTATGTCCTTTGTGTTGGACATTTCCTGGGGAAG GATGAAGATGTTTATACATTTTTTGAGCCAGAGCTGCCTTCTGATGCAAATATGGCAAAATGCAAGCCAATCGATGCACCAAAGTTACCTACTGAGAAAAAGGCTCCCTCGAAGCTTCCAGCAACCAAAAGTGGGCCAAAATCATCACAAACAAAGACACCCAAGCCATCCCCGGCTCCTGATAAAAGAACTGTCAATAACCATAGCAGTGGGAGCTCCCGGCGTGCATCACCTGAAAAGGTAAAGGAGAAGGAAAAGATGGCCTGGAGCGTGCTTGATCTCAAAGGAGATAACTACTTCTCCTGTGCTGTCGGACGGAAGCGTACATCTGCTCGATATTTACTTGGTTCATCAGATGATGTTGTCTCGTTCCTGAGCAGACTAGCAAAAGGCACTTGA